The Cucurbita pepo subsp. pepo cultivar mu-cu-16 chromosome LG05, ASM280686v2, whole genome shotgun sequence nucleotide sequence GAccaaattcttcttctaaattaaacaaattaaacttGAAGATTAATTCCAAGCacttatatatttataaatattgaatgttacatagaattgaaaatttataaactatgatataatttcaaaaagaaaatctacGATACaacaaagatatatattaAGGATACGGTATAGTCCCATTCTTACATGTTGTTGTTGTGTGTATGtcttaaaaatgttaaaaaaaaactgtcaTAATGCCTAGGCCCTACCTCGTCAGCTGAACACTTAGATATGTCTTGTCATAGTTGTATCCTTAACTTCTCAAAACCTTTGACTATTTGAATAGACTAGTTTAAGTCATTTTCCTTAATAATATGacttatatatacatttaacTATCTTCAATttgataatataaattagataTTAAGTATACAAAAAACTtccatttgttttttcatctttttaaattttaaattttatctataatgtattataaactatttaatatatttaacctaaattaattttatatattgaaaaaattataactagggtttatattcatttattcattacataaattctctttttcaaattaagcAACATGAACATGTTATAGATTTTCACAAGTATGGATCATGTGTGTTTtgttatatgtttttttttttttgttggatgacTCAGTATACATAAGTCCATCGAGCGTTATCGATGGTATGGAAAAGATGGACAGACCAACACTCTTCGCTCCGAAGTATACATGCaggtttctttttccttctttctatTCACAAATCagattatataaaaatacatttgaacAACATGTGATTCAactaaaaatttgtattttaaagagaaaaagttgATATATCGGTGTAGTGAGTTTAAAATGTAGCAAAAATGAGGTTTtaggttcattttttttattcttcacGTCGCTGATTACGTCTGGATCATTAGATAGGAATCtaatttaaaagtttctaTCTCTTCAGAATGCACATCCATGTATGTTTCTGTTGACTTGTCTCAGCTGCGCTCGACCTAGGCCGAGGCGGTCTTAAGGTTTTTCGATCTACTAACTTTTATTCGGGTTCAATCTTGCCCTAGGTTTTAGGTTCAATATGAACATTGTTTTGGGCAACTTTTTGTTAAACCACGTCTCATGTCTCCTCGAACGCTCTCAAGAATGAAGATAATACAAAGGTTTTGTCGACCCTCTTAAAACTCCGATATAACGGTAGTTTTGGGCAATTTCTCATCGttggttataaatttaatccatAAACTTTTAGAGCTTTTGTCTAATAAACACCTGACTTTAAAACTTATTAATCCAAAGGGTTATGTAACTAAGTCATTATGAATGGAATACTTAAATTGTATGCAGCAAATGAAGCAGGAAGCTGACATGACGGCAAAGAAAATGGAGCAACTTGAAACTTCACAAAAGTAAGCAATTTCAATCTTAATAACACTGCTTTTTAATAACATTCTAGGttatgtttttgaatttgttcGTCTTAGGAAGCTGTTGGGACGTGGGTTGGATTCGTGTTCGTTGGAGGAAATCCGAGAGATTGAAACCCAGTTGATACTTAGCTTGACTCGTATTCGAGAAAGAAAGGTACGTTTCTATTCTAGAACACCAAGGCCCTTTTATCACATTGAATATCACCCCTTTCGAATATCATATTATGAAAAGATTCATAGATTATGATATAAACCAACCCATCTCAATTATACAATATGAACTTTAAAGAAGTTGGGAAGAATATTGTTAGTTGTAATTAACGGAAACATTCAGAAGAATCAAGCTTCATTTATGTAATAAGGATTTTAAGATATTGAgacttcatttattcttagatAGTTATAACTCGGGAtggataattaaaatttagatttatggtgtttaaaagtattttaagttttaagactttttatttacttttaggTTGCATTTACGTAGTGGgtaattatgattatgaagTATGAAAGTTACCGAAGGTCAAGGGTTTcggtttcattttgaggctgtACGAAACCCTTGATCTTCCATGAGCCATCTCAAGagttgtggagtgattcaaatcttaGTTTCCCTTAGAGTCGGTTCTTGAATATTTTAGatctaaaagttttattttgcAACAAAAATGTTAGTTCGAATTCTTAAGATGAAATCATCTTGATTCGAGGATTTTAGTATTAATCTAGAGATTTGCATATTTATAAACGTTTTTAGATCCAATTGGTATGGATTTTCATATCAGATTGGGTCGTTGTCATGACGGGAGactaaaaatatgttaaaaaatttcGTTTGGTTACAGTCTCAGCTATTCAAGGAGCAGAGAATGAAGCTGATTGAAAAggtaatgaaaatttgattgaaatattttcagttcattccttttcaatttattcTTTCTAGATTCAAATATGAGATATAAATAAATCGAAACGTCTAAACTCGTtcagttttaaatgttttggaGTTTAATTGATAGAATTATAAGTGTTCGTTAGAACGTAAATGGATTCGATATTTGTATACATGAAATTTAGCTAGTTGTTTATGTTGAATCAGGGGAAACTGCTTAtagaggaaaatataaagttaGCTGCAAAGGTAAGACCCCATTTTCCCCATTGTTGTTCTAAGGTTTAACGTTGTGAAACTCGAAAATCCCTGTCTTTGTGTTGGACTGATATGTTTGTTGTTCATACATTTAGTGTGGTACTCAGCCATGGGAGGCAGAAGGTGGTGG carries:
- the LOC111794616 gene encoding MADS-box protein AGL42-like, translated to MVRGKVEMKRIENATNRQVTFSKRRNGLLKKAYELSVLCDAEVSVMIFSQKGRLYEFSSTDIHKSIERYRWYGKDGQTNTLRSEVYMQQMKQEADMTAKKMEQLETSQKKLLGRGLDSCSLEEIREIETQLILSLTRIRERKSQLFKEQRMKLIEKGKLLIEENIKLAAKCGTQPWEAEGGGEDEGGGIMSLLCTQNAQPSHINTKLFIGLPCS